A genomic segment from Maniola jurtina chromosome 9, ilManJurt1.1, whole genome shotgun sequence encodes:
- the LOC123868285 gene encoding protein FAM135B isoform X4: MSDLQATFEFSVELYKFYNVDLFQRGLYQVRVGLRVSPKVPVHIEATVSSGNGAARTGRPAANASLMGGIAASRAFQIMYRNEEVTLRDIVHFRAHLLVDSRNLKDSLERAEWSLAIELWCSEGAQSSTLTPVSCRVLKLHFQPAQGLHYHLPVLFDYFHLSAVSVTIHASLVALHQPYIKKSIMHYVQSCTPRSSKQWGKLMKSAGSNFNASGSLENILFGSTGKCAGGNSSKIAHARQVHAEVCGILLGSLEGLQNALTVCGSTGVLLTPEESTSNSIVGEVAQRIKDLSDIGKKSEAGEEEEWAMGAAHDIARLCAEVTLRWRAFLHHTSDRPHVHHALAARHHALRIKRFSECFFVLDNPRHSLAGCYDSNYQSYQSVGEAVRRSRYLALLPPLPVHCIALDGDPHIMPIIFEDRYQDTAEFARRRSFLNSNANKSGSDPFLCSEPLREDCACSVSSIMDSRRPSSEASRVTLSLPKTTMDAFESEFGAPKPSTSVVQATLTLAPQKSSRGSPKRTLVKQNVVEMSKPHNKQLELTGRNRYIVQNNQISEIQLPPNNVFSSCPIQQGQQMSRYSASTLLDINATTKSNVNVSRLGKDKSDPSEVFNQKHEIISGVSTLPARHSKSLDQLRVSQMAPLNVQTLSKNVKNSSNTSVNYQKTYVPPQQIKPTTLPRSVTTTAYPTNTTTRCESKGDDYRRNISEFREKYKNPGNSNIQNVHGMNNEVFHNVGYKYDGTIKGNANQIYGYTFGNQGNIPVNNVIRNPLEFQRGYSVNLPRPMLPPRNSYPPVSGKSQVTDQSNLVSNKHVHRSNSTHMFQQTIGNQQIDIEAARNQLRHELNYYLQKGDWSYDFNTGSLIQNYQKKSSKSSDDSGFVMTLDRSSDGTSKSTYSKTPPSTPHSTIPSIRHKKSRSKDSKLNASAKENMKMNSSRDSLSSHHSIKSRDSKSDRQTPKSDRSTPKSDRGTPKSGKATPKSGGITPRSGLATPKSGRATPKSGGTTPKSGRSSGKPERRSKHKPSEKMTQLMSEAASSSSDESLPFELRRLEASASVPYSLDHGSELRHCRSAASIIEEPNLNNTFGSESLPNLAPPPAFESPPLDIDDKDFKILPPENFSSKDDKRSKSSTSSLSEQSGWVSSGRSSGPSSPDNGSCQLNQDFPTSGTSSTKITNKKFEDNIDKRKKDGEKISDFKRTVLNGEQLRERLLKLAVKAAQNSSTEKIECCDKEVCEECTICSDSICTDSQCEYNKMMHTNGIDTGCNSDTCTASCFQQYSEPNISKVNQRHNSFSAVQGKTYSSINKSSNEATVKKSQTVSDNLHPYIRKEIPPKAQPDSGKSNTIIKTKLKDRIEYTEKLIAAEIRSLAVDRSCKSHKVPAGPVAAIQKYQGKAKSEVDLSHFGGDNDYEHLPPPQQFRDAPPPPDEFKDPPSKSPMVSRSSSKSSTPSKTPRKAAQPTTLQLDNPLYHVCEEQRQSNLISIFGLAESERLFVKCREEFRQSVKYPGAIYSDFPPVENSLPYFHISDEYRMFNPEGLHLIICVHGLDGNAADLRLVKTYLELGLPGARLDFLMSERNQGDTFSDFDTMTDRLIQEIVTHIQNSSEPARISFVGHSLGTIIIRSALARPQMKPFLGKLHTFLSLSGPHLGTLYNSSGLVNAGMWFMQKWKKSGSLLQLSLRDTPDPRRSFLYRLSERSQLHQFKHILLCGSGQDRYVPLHSARLELCKAAAKDASLLGQAYREMVHNMVSPLAARASSVSVVRYDVQHALPHTASALVGRAAHIAALDSDLFIEKFLLVSALKYFR; the protein is encoded by the exons ACTTTACCAAGTGCGCGTGGGTTTGCGCGTGTCACCCAAGGTGCCGGTTCACATCGAGGCGACGGTGTCAAGCGGTAATGGCGCCGCGCGGACCGGCAGGCCTGCTGCCAACGCCTCCCTCATGGGGGGCATCGCTGCTTCTAGAGCCTTCCAAATTATGTACAGGAACGAGGAGGTCACGTTGCGTGACATAGTGCATTTTAGAGCCCATTTGCTAG TTGATAGCCGTAACCTTAAGGATTCCTTAGAGAGAGCAGAATGGAGCCTCGCCATTGAACTATGGTGCAGTGAGGGGGCTCAATCGAGCACTCTCACGCCCGTCTCCTGCCGCGTGCTGAAACTGCACTTCCAGCCTGCGCAAGGACTCCACTACCACCTGCCAGTGCTGTTCGACTACTTCCATCTATCGGCTGTCTCCGTCACCATCCACGCCAGCTTAGTAGCTTTGCACCAGCCTTATATCAA GAAGAGCATTATGCATTACGTACAGAGCTG CACGCCCCGCTCTAGTAAACAGTGGGGCAAATTGATGAAAAGTGCGGGGTCAAACTTTAACGCTTCAGGAAGCTTAGAGAATATTCTGTTCGGGTCGACTGGAAAATGTGCCGGCGGAAATTCGAGCAAAATCGCGCATGCCAG GCAAGTGCATGCCGAAGTTTGCGGTATTCTTCTCGGGTCGTTGGAGGGCTTACAAAATGCATTGACAGTATGTGGCTCTACAGGGGTGTTATTAACACCTGAAGAATCCACATCCAACTCCATCGTCGGCGAGGTTGCGCAACGGATAAAGGACTTGAGTGATATCGGCAAG aaatctgAAGCTGGCGAAGAAGAAGAATGGGCGATGGGAGCAGCGCACGATATTGCAAGGCTCTGTGCGGAAGTTACGCTGAGGTGGCGTGCCTTTCTACACCACACCTCAGACCGACCGCACGTACATCACGCACTAGCAGCACGGCATCATGCTTTACG AATAAAGCGTTTTTCGGAATGCTTCTTCGTGCTTGACAATCCCCGGCACTCTCTAGCGGGTTGCTACGATAGCAACTACCAGTCATATCAAAGCGTAGGCGAGGCCGTCCGACGATCGCGCTACCTAGCGCTTTTGCCGCCTCTTCCTGTACATTGCATCGCACTTGATGGCGATCCCCATATCATGCCTATCATATTTGAAGACAG ATATCAAGACACGGCTGAGTTTGCAAGGAGGCGATCGTTTTTAAATTCCAACGCAAATAAATCTGGAAGTG atcCGTTCCTATGTTCGGAACCTCTTAGAGAAGACTGTGCGTGTAGTGTAAGTTCAATTATGGATTCAAGAAGACCATCTTCCGAAGCGTCTAGGGTGACTCTGTCATTGCCTAAAACTACGATGGACGCCTTTGAATCTGAATTCGGTGCTCCCAAACCTAGCACAAGCGTAGTACAAGCGACATTAACACTAGCGCCGCAGAAATCATCCAGAGGATCGCCAAAAAGAACACTAGTAAAACAAAATGTCGTGGAAATGAGCAAACCCCATAATAAGCAATTAGAATTAACAGGAAGAAATAGATACATTGTACAAAATAACCAAATAAGCGAAATTCAACTACCACCAAACAACGTCTTTTCCTCATGTCCCATACAACAAGGACAACAAATGTCACGATATTCGGCTTCAACCCTTTTAGACATCAATGCTACAACAAAAAGCAATGTTAACGTTTCGCGCTTAGGAAAAGATAAATCCGATCCCAGCGAGGTATTTAACCAAAAACATGAAATCATAAGTGGAGTTAGTACACTACCTGCTCGACATAGCAAATCTTTAGATCAGTTAAGAGTGTCACAGATGGCGCCACTTAATGTACAGACGTTatcaaaaaatgttaaaaatagttCTAATACTTCTGTTAATTATCAAAAGACTTACGTGCCACCACAGCAAATAAAACCCACGACACTACCAAGAAGCGTTACAACAACAGCTTATCCTACTAATACGACAACACGTTGTGAATCTAAAGGCGACGATTACAGAAGAAACATTAGTGAGTTcagagaaaaatataaaaatcccGGCAATTCAAATATTCAGAATGTTCATGGAATGAACAATGAAGTGTTTCATAATGTAGGTTATAAGTATGATGGTACAATTAAAGGTAACGCTAACCAAATTTATGGTTACACTTTCGGTAATCAGGGTAATATACCAGTGAATAATGTTATTCGTAATCCGTTAGAATTCCAAAGAGGCTATAGTGTAAATTTACCCCGTCCTATGTTGCCTCCTCGAAATTCTTATCCACCGGTTAGTGGAAAATCTCAAGTGACTGATCAAAGCAACTTAGTTTCTAATAAACACGTTCATAGATCCAACTCAACACATATGTTTCAACAGACTATTGGAAATCAACAAATTGACATTGAAGCTGCACGCAATCAATTGAGGCacgaattaaattattatctccAAAAAGGAGATTGGAGCTATGATTTTAACACAGGTAGCCTTATTCAGAACTACCAAAAGAAATCCAGTAAAAGTAGTGATGATAGCGGTTTTGTAATGACTTTAGATAGAAGCAGTGATGGAACGTCTAAATCAACGTACTCAAAAACACCACCATCTACTCCCCATTCTACAATACCTTCAATAAGACATAAGAAAAGTAGATCTAAAGACTCTAAATTGAATGCAAGTGcaaaagaaaatatgaaaatgaattCTAGTCGGGATTCTCTAAGTAGTCATCATTCCATTAAATCTAGAGATAGCAAATCTGACCGACAAACACCAAAATCTGATCGTAGTACTCCGAAATCTGATAGAGGCACTCCCAAATCAGGTAAAGCGACACCTAAATCTGGTGGCATCACTCCAAGATCAGGCTTAGCTACTCCGAAATCCGGAAGAGCTACTCCAAAATCTGGTGGGACAACACCTAAGAGTGGAAGATCTAGTGGTAAGCCAGAAAGGCGTTCTAAACACAAACCTTCAGAAAAAATGACTCAACTTATGTCAGAAGCTGCATCATCTTCTAGCGATGAAAGTTTACCTTTCGAACTTAGAAGATTAGAGGCATCAGCAAGTGTCCCTTATAGTCTTGACCATGGATCTGAATTGAGACACTGTAGAAGTGCTGcttcaataattgaagaacctaatttaaataatacattcGGTTCGgaatctttaccaaatttagcTCCACCTCCAGCTTTTGAATCACCACCATTGGACATAGATGATAAAGACTTCAAAATTTTACCACCCGAAAATTTCTCAAGTAAAGATGATAAGCGTAGCAAAAGTTCAACTTCAAGTTTAAGTGAACAAAGTGGATGGGTTTCAAGTGGACGCAGCTCAGGGCCATCTTCACCTGATAATGGAAGTTGTCAATTGAATCAAGACTTTCCTACCAGTGGCACCAGTTCTACTAAAATTACAAACAAGAAATTTGAAGATAATATTGATAAACGGAAAAAAGATGGTGAAAAAATAAGTGATTTTAAAAGAACTGTTCTTAATGGTGAACAACTTCGAGAACGTCTACTTAAATTAGCGGTCAAAGCTGCTCAAAATAGTTCAACTGAAAAAATTGAATGCTGTGATAAAGAAGTTTGTGAAGAATGTACAATATGTAGTGACTCTATTTGCACTGACAGTCAatgtgaatataataaaatgatgCATACAAACGGAATTGATACAGGTTGTAATTCAGATACATGTACAGCTAGTTGTTTTCAACAGTACTCTGAACCAAATATTAGTAAGGTGAATCAAAGACACAATTCATTCAGCGCTGTTCAAGGTAAAACCTATAGTTCTATAAACAAAAGTTCCAATGAAGCAACAGTTAAAAAATCACAAACAGTTAGTGACAACTTACACCCGTATATAAGAAAAGAAATACCGCCTAAAGCGCAGCCTGATTCTGGAAAATccaatacaataattaaaacaaagctGAAAGACCGAATCGAATATACGGAGAAATTAATAGCTGCAGAAATACGAAGTCTTGCAGTAGATCGCTCATGTAAAAGTCATAAAGTTCCAGCTGGACCAGTGGCAGCTATTCAAAAATACCAGGGTAAAGCAAAATCCGAAGTAGACTTGAGCCATTTTGGCGGCGATAATGATTATGAACATTTACCACCACCTCAACAATTCAGAGATGCACCGCCGCCCCCTGACGAGTTTAAG GATCCACCGTCAAAATCTCCAATGGTAAGTCGGAGCAGCAGTAAATCATCAACACCATCAAAAACTCCTCGTAAAGCAGCACAACCTACAACGTTACAGCTGGATAATCCATTGTATCATGTTTGCGAAG AACAACGACAAAGTAATCTCATCAGCATATTTGGGTTAGCTGAATCGGAAAGGCTGTTCGTGAAATGCAGAGAAGAATTCAGGCAAAGCGTAAAATATCCAGGAGCAATATACTCCGATTTTCCTCCAGTGGAAAACTCCTTACCATATTTCCACATTAGTGATGAATACAGAATGTTTAACCCGGAAG GTCTTCATCTCATAATATGCGTCCATGGTTTAGATGGAAATGCAGCAGACCTGCGCTTAGTCAAAACATATTTAGAACTAGGCTTGCCAGGAGCTCGATTAGATTTTCTTATGTCGGAAAGAAATCAAGGCGATACATTCTCCGATTTCGACACAATGACTGATAG GTTGATTCAAGAAATTGTGACCCACATACAAAATTCAAGCGAGCCAGCAAGAATTAGTTTTGTGGGACATTCTTTGGGTACTATCATTATAAGATCAGCACTGGCAAGACCACAAATGAAACCATTTTTGGGGAAACTACATACATTCCTATCATTGAGTGGACCACATTTAGGAACGCTGTATAATTCAAGTGGTCTTGTTAATGCAG gaATGTGGTTTATGCAAAAATGGAAAAAATCTGGCTCTCTACTACAACTGTCTCTTCGTGATACGCCTGATCCAAGACGGTCGTTCCTCTACCGTCTCAGTGAACGGAGTCAATTGCACCAGTTCAAACATATCCTGTTATGTGGTTCTGGACAAGATAGATACGTGCCGTTGCATTCTGCGAGGTTGGAGCTTTGCAAAGCCGCTGCTAAAGATGCATCCTTATTAGGACAAGCCTACCGGGAAATG GTGCACAACATGGTGTCGCCGTTAGCCGCACGCGCCTCATCGGTGTCGGTCGTGCGATATGACGTCCAACATGCACTTCCGCACACAGCTAGCGCACTAGTCGGAAGGGCGGCCCACATTGCAGCCTTAGACTCTGATCTCTTCATTGAAAAGTTCCTCCTTGTCTCTGCTCTCAAATACTTCCGATGA
- the LOC123868285 gene encoding protein FAM135B isoform X3: protein MSDLQATFEFSVELYKFYNVDLFQRGLYQVRVGLRVSPKVPVHIEATVSSGNGAARTGRPAANASLMGGIAASRAFQIMYRNEEVTLRDIVHFRAHLLVDSRNLKDSLERAEWSLAIELWCSEGAQSSTLTPVSCRVLKLHFQPAQGLHYHLPVLFDYFHLSAVSVTIHASLVALHQPYINTPRSSKQWGKLMKSAGSNFNASGSLENILFGSTGKCAGGNSSKIAHARQVHAEVCGILLGSLEGLQNALTVCGSTGVLLTPEESTSNSIVGEVAQRIKDLSDIGKKSEAGEEEEWAMGAAHDIARLCAEVTLRWRAFLHHTSDRPHVHHALAARHHALRIKRFSECFFVLDNPRHSLAGCYDSNYQSYQSVGEAVRRSRYLALLPPLPVHCIALDGDPHIMPIIFEDRYQDTAEFARRRSFLNSNANKSGSDPFLCSEPLREDCACSVSSIMDSRRPSSEASRVTLSLPKTTMDAFESEFGAPKPSTSVVQATLTLAPQKSSRGSPKRTLVKQNVVEMSKPHNKQLELTGRNRYIVQNNQISEIQLPPNNVFSSCPIQQGQQMSRYSASTLLDINATTKSNVNVSRLGKDKSDPSEVFNQKHEIISGVSTLPARHSKSLDQLRVSQMAPLNVQTLSKNVKNSSNTSVNYQKTYVPPQQIKPTTLPRSVTTTAYPTNTTTRCESKGDDYRRNISEFREKYKNPGNSNIQNVHGMNNEVFHNVGYKYDGTIKGNANQIYGYTFGNQGNIPVNNVIRNPLEFQRGYSVNLPRPMLPPRNSYPPVSGKSQVTDQSNLVSNKHVHRSNSTHMFQQTIGNQQIDIEAARNQLRHELNYYLQKGDWSYDFNTGSLIQNYQKKSSKSSDDSGFVMTLDRSSDGTSKSTYSKTPPSTPHSTIPSIRHKKSRSKDSKLNASAKENMKMNSSRDSLSSHHSIKSRDSKSDRQTPKSDRSTPKSDRGTPKSGKATPKSGGITPRSGLATPKSGRATPKSGGTTPKSGRSSGKPERRSKHKPSEKMTQLMSEAASSSSDESLPFELRRLEASASVPYSLDHGSELRHCRSAASIIEEPNLNNTFGSESLPNLAPPPAFESPPLDIDDKDFKILPPENFSSKDDKRSKSSTSSLSEQSGWVSSGRSSGPSSPDNGSCQLNQDFPTSGTSSTKITNKKFEDNIDKRKKDGEKISDFKRTVLNGEQLRERLLKLAVKAAQNSSTEKIECCDKEVCEECTICSDSICTDSQCEYNKMMHTNGIDTGCNSDTCTASCFQQYSEPNISKVNQRHNSFSAVQGKTYSSINKSSNEATVKKSQTVSDNLHPYIRKEIPPKAQPDSGKSNTIIKTKLKDRIEYTEKLIAAEIRSLAVDRSCKSHKVPAGPVAAIQKYQGKAKSEVDLSHFGGDNDYEHLPPPQQFRDAPPPPDEFKDPPSKSPMVSRSSSKSSTPSKTPRKAAQPTTLQLDNPLYHVCEGILERRKLRPHQSMNNAATTSASTLNKSQSTGELASRSENGNNKKQRQSNLISIFGLAESERLFVKCREEFRQSVKYPGAIYSDFPPVENSLPYFHISDEYRMFNPEGLHLIICVHGLDGNAADLRLVKTYLELGLPGARLDFLMSERNQGDTFSDFDTMTDRLIQEIVTHIQNSSEPARISFVGHSLGTIIIRSALARPQMKPFLGKLHTFLSLSGPHLGTLYNSSGLVNAGMWFMQKWKKSGSLLQLSLRDTPDPRRSFLYRLSERSQLHQFKHILLCGSGQDRYVPLHSARLELCKAAAKDASLLGQAYREMVHNMVSPLAARASSVSVVRYDVQHALPHTASALVGRAAHIAALDSDLFIEKFLLVSALKYFR, encoded by the exons ACTTTACCAAGTGCGCGTGGGTTTGCGCGTGTCACCCAAGGTGCCGGTTCACATCGAGGCGACGGTGTCAAGCGGTAATGGCGCCGCGCGGACCGGCAGGCCTGCTGCCAACGCCTCCCTCATGGGGGGCATCGCTGCTTCTAGAGCCTTCCAAATTATGTACAGGAACGAGGAGGTCACGTTGCGTGACATAGTGCATTTTAGAGCCCATTTGCTAG TTGATAGCCGTAACCTTAAGGATTCCTTAGAGAGAGCAGAATGGAGCCTCGCCATTGAACTATGGTGCAGTGAGGGGGCTCAATCGAGCACTCTCACGCCCGTCTCCTGCCGCGTGCTGAAACTGCACTTCCAGCCTGCGCAAGGACTCCACTACCACCTGCCAGTGCTGTTCGACTACTTCCATCTATCGGCTGTCTCCGTCACCATCCACGCCAGCTTAGTAGCTTTGCACCAGCCTTATATCAA CACGCCCCGCTCTAGTAAACAGTGGGGCAAATTGATGAAAAGTGCGGGGTCAAACTTTAACGCTTCAGGAAGCTTAGAGAATATTCTGTTCGGGTCGACTGGAAAATGTGCCGGCGGAAATTCGAGCAAAATCGCGCATGCCAG GCAAGTGCATGCCGAAGTTTGCGGTATTCTTCTCGGGTCGTTGGAGGGCTTACAAAATGCATTGACAGTATGTGGCTCTACAGGGGTGTTATTAACACCTGAAGAATCCACATCCAACTCCATCGTCGGCGAGGTTGCGCAACGGATAAAGGACTTGAGTGATATCGGCAAG aaatctgAAGCTGGCGAAGAAGAAGAATGGGCGATGGGAGCAGCGCACGATATTGCAAGGCTCTGTGCGGAAGTTACGCTGAGGTGGCGTGCCTTTCTACACCACACCTCAGACCGACCGCACGTACATCACGCACTAGCAGCACGGCATCATGCTTTACG AATAAAGCGTTTTTCGGAATGCTTCTTCGTGCTTGACAATCCCCGGCACTCTCTAGCGGGTTGCTACGATAGCAACTACCAGTCATATCAAAGCGTAGGCGAGGCCGTCCGACGATCGCGCTACCTAGCGCTTTTGCCGCCTCTTCCTGTACATTGCATCGCACTTGATGGCGATCCCCATATCATGCCTATCATATTTGAAGACAG ATATCAAGACACGGCTGAGTTTGCAAGGAGGCGATCGTTTTTAAATTCCAACGCAAATAAATCTGGAAGTG atcCGTTCCTATGTTCGGAACCTCTTAGAGAAGACTGTGCGTGTAGTGTAAGTTCAATTATGGATTCAAGAAGACCATCTTCCGAAGCGTCTAGGGTGACTCTGTCATTGCCTAAAACTACGATGGACGCCTTTGAATCTGAATTCGGTGCTCCCAAACCTAGCACAAGCGTAGTACAAGCGACATTAACACTAGCGCCGCAGAAATCATCCAGAGGATCGCCAAAAAGAACACTAGTAAAACAAAATGTCGTGGAAATGAGCAAACCCCATAATAAGCAATTAGAATTAACAGGAAGAAATAGATACATTGTACAAAATAACCAAATAAGCGAAATTCAACTACCACCAAACAACGTCTTTTCCTCATGTCCCATACAACAAGGACAACAAATGTCACGATATTCGGCTTCAACCCTTTTAGACATCAATGCTACAACAAAAAGCAATGTTAACGTTTCGCGCTTAGGAAAAGATAAATCCGATCCCAGCGAGGTATTTAACCAAAAACATGAAATCATAAGTGGAGTTAGTACACTACCTGCTCGACATAGCAAATCTTTAGATCAGTTAAGAGTGTCACAGATGGCGCCACTTAATGTACAGACGTTatcaaaaaatgttaaaaatagttCTAATACTTCTGTTAATTATCAAAAGACTTACGTGCCACCACAGCAAATAAAACCCACGACACTACCAAGAAGCGTTACAACAACAGCTTATCCTACTAATACGACAACACGTTGTGAATCTAAAGGCGACGATTACAGAAGAAACATTAGTGAGTTcagagaaaaatataaaaatcccGGCAATTCAAATATTCAGAATGTTCATGGAATGAACAATGAAGTGTTTCATAATGTAGGTTATAAGTATGATGGTACAATTAAAGGTAACGCTAACCAAATTTATGGTTACACTTTCGGTAATCAGGGTAATATACCAGTGAATAATGTTATTCGTAATCCGTTAGAATTCCAAAGAGGCTATAGTGTAAATTTACCCCGTCCTATGTTGCCTCCTCGAAATTCTTATCCACCGGTTAGTGGAAAATCTCAAGTGACTGATCAAAGCAACTTAGTTTCTAATAAACACGTTCATAGATCCAACTCAACACATATGTTTCAACAGACTATTGGAAATCAACAAATTGACATTGAAGCTGCACGCAATCAATTGAGGCacgaattaaattattatctccAAAAAGGAGATTGGAGCTATGATTTTAACACAGGTAGCCTTATTCAGAACTACCAAAAGAAATCCAGTAAAAGTAGTGATGATAGCGGTTTTGTAATGACTTTAGATAGAAGCAGTGATGGAACGTCTAAATCAACGTACTCAAAAACACCACCATCTACTCCCCATTCTACAATACCTTCAATAAGACATAAGAAAAGTAGATCTAAAGACTCTAAATTGAATGCAAGTGcaaaagaaaatatgaaaatgaattCTAGTCGGGATTCTCTAAGTAGTCATCATTCCATTAAATCTAGAGATAGCAAATCTGACCGACAAACACCAAAATCTGATCGTAGTACTCCGAAATCTGATAGAGGCACTCCCAAATCAGGTAAAGCGACACCTAAATCTGGTGGCATCACTCCAAGATCAGGCTTAGCTACTCCGAAATCCGGAAGAGCTACTCCAAAATCTGGTGGGACAACACCTAAGAGTGGAAGATCTAGTGGTAAGCCAGAAAGGCGTTCTAAACACAAACCTTCAGAAAAAATGACTCAACTTATGTCAGAAGCTGCATCATCTTCTAGCGATGAAAGTTTACCTTTCGAACTTAGAAGATTAGAGGCATCAGCAAGTGTCCCTTATAGTCTTGACCATGGATCTGAATTGAGACACTGTAGAAGTGCTGcttcaataattgaagaacctaatttaaataatacattcGGTTCGgaatctttaccaaatttagcTCCACCTCCAGCTTTTGAATCACCACCATTGGACATAGATGATAAAGACTTCAAAATTTTACCACCCGAAAATTTCTCAAGTAAAGATGATAAGCGTAGCAAAAGTTCAACTTCAAGTTTAAGTGAACAAAGTGGATGGGTTTCAAGTGGACGCAGCTCAGGGCCATCTTCACCTGATAATGGAAGTTGTCAATTGAATCAAGACTTTCCTACCAGTGGCACCAGTTCTACTAAAATTACAAACAAGAAATTTGAAGATAATATTGATAAACGGAAAAAAGATGGTGAAAAAATAAGTGATTTTAAAAGAACTGTTCTTAATGGTGAACAACTTCGAGAACGTCTACTTAAATTAGCGGTCAAAGCTGCTCAAAATAGTTCAACTGAAAAAATTGAATGCTGTGATAAAGAAGTTTGTGAAGAATGTACAATATGTAGTGACTCTATTTGCACTGACAGTCAatgtgaatataataaaatgatgCATACAAACGGAATTGATACAGGTTGTAATTCAGATACATGTACAGCTAGTTGTTTTCAACAGTACTCTGAACCAAATATTAGTAAGGTGAATCAAAGACACAATTCATTCAGCGCTGTTCAAGGTAAAACCTATAGTTCTATAAACAAAAGTTCCAATGAAGCAACAGTTAAAAAATCACAAACAGTTAGTGACAACTTACACCCGTATATAAGAAAAGAAATACCGCCTAAAGCGCAGCCTGATTCTGGAAAATccaatacaataattaaaacaaagctGAAAGACCGAATCGAATATACGGAGAAATTAATAGCTGCAGAAATACGAAGTCTTGCAGTAGATCGCTCATGTAAAAGTCATAAAGTTCCAGCTGGACCAGTGGCAGCTATTCAAAAATACCAGGGTAAAGCAAAATCCGAAGTAGACTTGAGCCATTTTGGCGGCGATAATGATTATGAACATTTACCACCACCTCAACAATTCAGAGATGCACCGCCGCCCCCTGACGAGTTTAAG GATCCACCGTCAAAATCTCCAATGGTAAGTCGGAGCAGCAGTAAATCATCAACACCATCAAAAACTCCTCGTAAAGCAGCACAACCTACAACGTTACAGCTGGATAATCCATTGTATCATGTTTGCGAAG GAATTTTAGAGAGACGAAAATTAAGACCTCATCAATCTATGAATAATGCTGCCACAACTTCAGCTAGCACGCTTAATAAAAGCCAGAGCACGGGAGAATTGGCGAGCAGAAGCGAAAATGGTAATAATAAAA AACAACGACAAAGTAATCTCATCAGCATATTTGGGTTAGCTGAATCGGAAAGGCTGTTCGTGAAATGCAGAGAAGAATTCAGGCAAAGCGTAAAATATCCAGGAGCAATATACTCCGATTTTCCTCCAGTGGAAAACTCCTTACCATATTTCCACATTAGTGATGAATACAGAATGTTTAACCCGGAAG GTCTTCATCTCATAATATGCGTCCATGGTTTAGATGGAAATGCAGCAGACCTGCGCTTAGTCAAAACATATTTAGAACTAGGCTTGCCAGGAGCTCGATTAGATTTTCTTATGTCGGAAAGAAATCAAGGCGATACATTCTCCGATTTCGACACAATGACTGATAG GTTGATTCAAGAAATTGTGACCCACATACAAAATTCAAGCGAGCCAGCAAGAATTAGTTTTGTGGGACATTCTTTGGGTACTATCATTATAAGATCAGCACTGGCAAGACCACAAATGAAACCATTTTTGGGGAAACTACATACATTCCTATCATTGAGTGGACCACATTTAGGAACGCTGTATAATTCAAGTGGTCTTGTTAATGCAG gaATGTGGTTTATGCAAAAATGGAAAAAATCTGGCTCTCTACTACAACTGTCTCTTCGTGATACGCCTGATCCAAGACGGTCGTTCCTCTACCGTCTCAGTGAACGGAGTCAATTGCACCAGTTCAAACATATCCTGTTATGTGGTTCTGGACAAGATAGATACGTGCCGTTGCATTCTGCGAGGTTGGAGCTTTGCAAAGCCGCTGCTAAAGATGCATCCTTATTAGGACAAGCCTACCGGGAAATG GTGCACAACATGGTGTCGCCGTTAGCCGCACGCGCCTCATCGGTGTCGGTCGTGCGATATGACGTCCAACATGCACTTCCGCACACAGCTAGCGCACTAGTCGGAAGGGCGGCCCACATTGCAGCCTTAGACTCTGATCTCTTCATTGAAAAGTTCCTCCTTGTCTCTGCTCTCAAATACTTCCGATGA